CCGGTCTTCCCGGCGCGTACGTCGGCCAGCTTCGCGCGCTTGGCCAGCGCGTACTCCACGACCCTTCGATGCACGAGTACCAGCGTAGTCGCGGGCCCCCACCCGGACGCATGTGATGCAGATCAACACCCGAAGCTACCCGACGGTTGGGTGGAAGTTATATCGATACGATACATTTGTTGCTACATCACGACGAAGTAACGCGCCGAGTCAATGAAGGAGGGTGGACCGTTGCTCGAACTGGCGATCCTGGGTCTCCTCCTCGAATCCCCGATGCACGGCTACGAGCTCCGCAAGCGGCTGACGGGTCTGCTCGGCGCCTTCCGCGCCTTCTCGTACGGGTCGCTGTATCCGACGCTCCGCCGTATGCAGGCCGACGGCCTGATCGTCGAGGACGACACCCCCGGCCCGTCGGGTACCAAGGTGCGCCGCGGCCGCCGCGTCTACCGGCTCACCCCGCTGGGTGAGACCCGGTTCGCCGAACTCGTCGCCGACACCGGGCCGCAGAACTACACCGACGACGGCTTCGGCGTTCACCTCGCCTTCTTCAGCCGCACCCCCGCGATGGCGCGCATGCGGATCCTCGAGGGCCGCCGGCGCCAGGTCGAAGAGCGCCGCGAGTCGCTGCGCGAATTGCTCGGCCGCGCCGGTCTCGGTTCGGATCACTACACCCGCCAGATGCACGAGCTCAGCTTGGAGACCTCCGAGCGCGAGGTGCAGTGGCTCAACAAGCTGATCGCCGACGAGGCATCAGGATCCACCACAGAACTCCCCGGAGCAGGGCAGTCCAGCTCCGGTGCAGAAAGAAAGAATTCGGCGGCACCGCAATCCGCCGTTCCGCCGCAAGAAGAAGGAGAACCCGACCATGGGTGACACCAATAAAGTGCGCGTGGCCATTGTCGGCGTGGGCAACTGCGCCTCTTCCCTGGTCCAGGGCGTTGAGTACTACAAGGATGCCGACGAGAACGCGTCCGTTCCCGGCCTGATGCACGTCAAGTTCGGTCCGTACCACGTGAGCGACGTCGAGTTCGTCGCCGCGTTCGACGTGGACGCCAAGAAGGTCGGCTTCGACCTGTCCGAGGCGATCGGCAACAGCGAGAACAACACCATCAAG
The nucleotide sequence above comes from Gordonia sp. PP30. Encoded proteins:
- a CDS encoding PadR family transcriptional regulator; the protein is MLELAILGLLLESPMHGYELRKRLTGLLGAFRAFSYGSLYPTLRRMQADGLIVEDDTPGPSGTKVRRGRRVYRLTPLGETRFAELVADTGPQNYTDDGFGVHLAFFSRTPAMARMRILEGRRRQVEERRESLRELLGRAGLGSDHYTRQMHELSLETSEREVQWLNKLIADEASGSTTELPGAGQSSSGAERKNSAAPQSAVPPQEEGEPDHG